In Fibrobacter sp. UWP2, the sequence GCTTTTCGTACATGGCGCCGATTTCTTCACGACGGCACTTCCATTCCGCCTTCGTAGAAATCCTCTTGCCGTCGAGGCCCATGAACGGGTCCGGGAGCTTGGCGTTGTTTACGCTAGAGGGAATATTGCCAATCTGGCATTCGCTACGGTGGTCTTCCACGAAGTCGTTTGACGGAATCGGCGTCACAATGGTGCTGCTGGAGCTCTCCGTGGGAACGGAGCTGCTCATCGGCGGCAGGACTGCGCTAGACGAGGAACGATTGGTATACGAATAGCCGTGCTCAGAAGACGAGGATACCGGAGGAAACGATATAGAGGAACCGGGAGCCGTCGCGGAAGAGCCAGGCCCCGCATCGGTCACGGAAAGTGGCGGAACTACTGCGACAGAACTCAGCGGATCTTGAGCCGCATCGGAGCTCAACGGCAAATCCATGCCCGCAGAGCTCACCTGTGCGAACGGGTCGTTCGGATCAGTGACCGCGGAGGACGCTGGTCCAAGCACATCGGAGGAACTGCCCGGATCGGGAGTTACCGCAGTGCATTCTGGTGTGGCACATTCATCTGCGGCGGCAGCATTATCGTCACCGCAGGCCCAAATTCCGATAGCAACCAAAACCACCGGAAATAAGAATTTCCTTTTATTCATAACCAACCCCTTTTTAACACCGTGAATTCGGTCTTAAAGGTGCTTATAAAATAGATTTGCGCATTTTAAACAAGAATACGCCCCTGCGACAAAGCGTTGTTCGACGTTACAACGTACTGGAGCCGTCGGTGTGAGCCACAAAGGGCGGATAAAGCCTAAAAAGACCTTATTTTTGGCTTATTTTTGCCAAAAAAGCTTTTTTGTCGGGAGATAATAATAAATTGTATATGATGGATACGCTCAATTTGACAACCAATGAAGAGCACATCGTGAGTGTGCTCTTAAAAAAGAACCCCGAGCTGGACGAGGGTGTTCTCAAGAGCGCCGTTGCCTTTATCGCCGATGCCCACGACGGCCAGTACCGCAAGAGCGGCATGCCGTACACAGAACACCCCTACGAAGTCGCCAAAATCCTTGCCGACCTGAAACAAGACCAGGCGACAGTCCTTGCCGGCCTGTTGCACGACGTGGTGGAAGACACCCCGCACACACTCAAAGAAATTTCTGAAAAATTCGGCGAAGACACCGCCTTCATGGTGGACGCCGTCACCAAGATCACCGCCGTCCAGGAGGCGAGCAAGACCGCGCAAAAAGCGGGCACCTACAAAAAGCTCATCTCGGCCATGGCCAAGGACCCGCGCGTCATCATGATCAAAATTGCAGACCGCATCCACAACATGCGCACCATGCAATACATGAAGCCCGAAAAGCGCAAGCAGATTGCCCAGGAGACTTTGGACATTTACGTGCCGCTCACCCACCGCTTTGGCTTGTACAAACTCAAAACGGAACTCGAGGACCTGAGTTTCAAGTACGTGAACCCGGTGGAATACCAAAAGCTGGTGGACGCCCTTATCGAGGGCAAGGACAAGCGTGAAAAGTACGTGCAATCGGTGATCGGCCCGCTCCAGATTAAGATGGCTCTCGAGGACTTCGACTGCACCATCCAGGGGCGCACCAAGAACATTTACAGCATCTACAACAAGATGATCGCCCGCGACTGCCAGTTCGAGGACATCTTCGACATATTCGCCATCCGCATCATCGTGGAGACCATCCCCGAGTGCTACCTGGCACTGGGCTACGTACACAACCTTTGGACCCCGCTCCAGAGTCGCTTCAAGGACTACATCGCGACGCCCAAGCCGAACCTCTACCAGAGCATCCACACGACGGTCATTGGCCCCGAGAACAAAATGGTCGAGGTGCAGATCCGCACCAAGGACATGGACCTGACCGCCGAAAAGGGATTCGCCGCCCACTGGGCCTACAAGATGGAAACCCAGCACGAGGGCGAGGAACTTGCCTGGCTCGACCATATGGTCAAGTTGCAATCCGAAATTAGCGACAGCAAGGAGTACCTGGACTTTTTGAAGGTGGACCTCAAACCCGAGGGCATGACCGTATTCACCCCGAAGGGAACCTCCATCGAACTCCCCGACGGAGCCATCGTGCTGGACTTCGCCTTCGCGGTGCATACCGAACTGGGGCTCCACTGCATTGGCGCAAAGATCAACGAAGAAGTGGTGAGCCTCGACAAGCCCGTACCCCACGGCGCCACCATCCAGATTTTGAAGAGTCCCGCCCAGGAGCCCAGCCCCGAATGGCTCGACATGGTCAAGACAGTCAAAGCCAAGCAGGAACTGCGCAAGTGGATGAAGACGAGTATTACCCAGCAAGCTCTGGACCTAGGCAAGGAAATTTGGACTCGCGAACTCCGCATGGCCAAAATAGAGAAGGACAAACGCCCCCAGGAAGAGGCAATCAACAAGTACTTTGGGACGTTTAGCATGGATGACTTCTTTGAACGTATTGGGCAGGGAGAGCTCCCCCTGCAAGACGTCCACCGCTTTTTGACGGGCGAAGACATCAACAACAAGGACGCGACCGCGCTCCGGTTCTTCCCCACGTTCAACAAGGACAAAAAAAACGTTGTCCGGGACGACATGCCCCTAATGATCGGCCACGAGACGAGTCTGCTCATCCACTTTGCCACATGCTGCGGGCCCGTACCCGGCGAGCAGATTGTGGGCGTGATGCGTCCCAAAATAGGCATCGAGGTCCACAACGTGAACTGTCCAAACCTCAAGGACTTCCCCGTGGAGCAGCTTTTGCCTGTGGACTGGAGCGCCGACGTTTCACAGCCGTTCATGACGCACCTCACCATCGACACCGACAACCGCAAAAACATTACGCTCGACGTATTGCAGGCCCTCAAAAACGCAGGCTTGTTCCTGGAACGCATGAGCGTCGCGAGCACCGAACTCTCGGGCAGAATCCGCATGGAGTTCAAGGCGTTCCGCAAGGACCAGGTCGACAGCTACGTGAATCACGTACGCAAGATCCATGGCGTTAGGGAGGTGACCAAGGCATGATTACCCCCCTGCACCACAGCGACTACACGCTCAAGAACCGTGCGTTCAACTGCCGCATGCGCAACCGCTACTACGAGGAGGTGTACTACGCCTTCCGTGCGCTGTTGCCCGCCGACTCCACGGCGGAATCCACCGGCGAAATAGACCAGGCGTGGTTGCAGAACCTCGCCAAGGAAGTACGCCGCTACGAGCGCCTGATTACCACCTGCCTTGAATACGCGCAGGCGGCCATTTTCTATGGCAAGGCGGACTACGCGACATTGTATTCCAAGGACAAGCGCTGGGGTATTTTGCAAGAGGAAATCTTCCTCGTCCACTTTTTGCAGGAACTGCTCTCCACCATCCGCTACATCATTGCCCGCCTCGATACCGACAAGATGGTACACGACTGGGGAACCTCCATGCAAGACATGAAATCAAAGCCAGTTCGTACAGGCTTTGTCAACTCCATCCAAGAAAAGCTTACAGCTATGTCGGCAGCGACCATTGACGAGTTCCGCGACCTGCTCAAGCACCTACTGGACCGATTCCAAATTGGCAACACCCTGTTCGGCACCGTACAGGATCTACAGAACTTCTATTAGGCGAAAGGCAAGAGAATGTCAGAATACATAATATTATCCATTTTCCTTTTCCTAGGTGCATTCATCGCCGCAGCGGCGACAGTCACCGGCCTTGTGCTCGGCTACCGCACAAAGAACACCAAGAACAAGATGGCCCCCTACGAATGCGGCATGGAGACCATCGGCAACGCGCGTATACAATTCAAGGTGGGCTACTACCTGTTCGCCTTGCTCTTCCTCGTGTTCGACATTGAAGCACTCTTTTTGTTCCCGGTCATGATGAACTTCAAAGCCATTATGGCGGGGCAAACCCCGCTCGCGCCCGCGATTGTCGTCATTGACCTCGTGATATTTATGGCTATCCTTGTATCTGGCCTCGCCTACGCCTGGAAAAAAGGAATTCTCAAATGGGAATAATCAATTACGCACCCAAGATCCTGGACCCGATTCCCGGCGGCAAGTACGTCGTGAACGCAATCGACTACGTGGTGAACTGGGCCCGTGCCAACTCCATTTGGCCGCTCACCTACGGCACAAGCTGCTGCGCCATCGAAATGATGTCGAGCTCCATGGCGCGCTACGACATTGCCCGCTTTGGCAGTGAAGTGTTCCGCTCGTCCCCCAGACAAGCGGACTTGTTTATTTTAGCAGGCACCATCACCCGCCGCATGGCACCCGCCATCCAGATGCTGTGGGAACAGATTCCCGGCCCCAAATACGTAATCGCCATGGGCGCCTGCACCATTAGCGGCGGGCCGTTCATTTACGACAACTACTCTGTAGTGCGCGGCGCACAGAACCTGATCCCGGTCGACGTTTTTGTCCCTGGATGCCCGCCAAGACCCGAGGCACTTTTCCACGGGCTACTCACCCTCCGCGACAAAATATTAAAAGAGACGTGCCGCAACCCGTGGCACGAAGGCGAGCCCCGCGACGTGAGCACCATGGACCGCTACCGCGAAGCCGCCAAGACCTGGGCCGCCCTCGAAGAGATGAAGGACGAGCAAATGGCGGAGGTTCGCGCGAAGTTCAAGGAGGAGCATCCCGACTACAAATCGAGCTTCAAACCCGTGCGTGTGAAAAAAGAGGACTTCCCCGAAGTGGAACGCGTACCGTTCAAGCGCCTGGGGCTCACACAGGCGGAACTTTTTGCAAAGCTCCGTGCGAAGTTCCCGAACGTGACCGTACACACGCACAGCGAAGACCCCATCGAAGACATCGTGGCGGCGATGCCTGCCGACCACCCCCTCGAAGTGATGGTCGCACCCGAAGACTACCTCCCCATGGTAGAGTTCATCAAGAACGATCCCGAATTCAAGATGGACTACCTCATTGACGTGACCGCCATTGACTACGACGACCACTTTGACATGGTGACGCAGCTCCGCAGCATGGACATTGGGCACAAACTGTTCCTATGCCTGCAACTCAAAAAGGACTTTAGCATCGAAGAAGAAAAGCGTCCCATATCCATCTTGGCGACAGCGCCCAGCATCAGCGGCATTTACCCTGCCGCCGAATTCAAGGAACGCGAGGTTTACGACATGTTCGGCATCGGATTCGAGGGACACCCCGACCTGCGCCGCATATTCCTCGACAAGGACTTTGTAGGCTTCCCATTGAGAAAAGACTTTACGCACCCCGAAATGATCAGGAGGCCCCTATGAGTACACTCCCTCCTGGATTCCGCATTCAACGCGAAACCAATACCGAAGAATTCTTCATCAACATGGGGCCGCAGCACCCGAGTACGCATGGTGCGCTCCGCCTTGCACTGCGCATGGAAGGCGAAACCATCATCGAGTTGGTGCCGCACTTTGGTTACATCCACCGCGGTATGGAAAAACAGGCCGAGTCCATGACCTACCTGCAGTACATCGCGCTCTCCGACAGGCAAGACTACCTCACCGCCATCCAGAACAACCTGGGAGTGGTCATCGCGCTCGAAAAAGGCATGAACGTGGGCGTCCCCGAAAAGCAGGAGTACATTCGCGTGATGCTCCAAGAACTGGGCCGCATTGCAAGCCACATGGTCTTTTTCGCCTGCTTTGGCGGCGATCTGGGCGGCCAAACTTGCCTGCTGTACGGTTTCAAGGAACGCGAGATGGTCCACGACATCCTCGAAGAAGTCACGGGCTCCCGCCTTACCACGAACTTCTTCCGCCCCGGCGGAAGCCGCTTTGACGTGCCAGATACGTTCATCCCGCGCGTGAAGGCGTTCCTGGACCACATGGACGACACCATGAAGGACTACGAACGCTTCCTCTCCAAGAACATCATTGTGCTGGAGCGAAGCAAGGGCATAGGCTACCTCTCCAAAGAGGACGCCATCGCCTACGGATGTTCGGGTCCGGTGCTCCGTGCTAGCGGAGTGAACTTTGACGTGCGTCGCGCGAACCCCTATAGCATTTACGACCAGTTCGACTTTGAAGTCCCTGTGACCTACAACGGAGACTGCTACGACCGCTACACGGTACGCATCGCCGAAATCCACGAATCCATGAAGATTTTGCGCCAATGCGTGGACAAGTTCCCCAAAGACGGGCCTTGGCGCAGCAAAGAAAAACCGGTACGCCTCCCCGTGGGCCGCTACTACAGCGAAATCGAGACCGCCAAGGGGCTTTACGCCACCTACGTGGTCGCGGCCACGACCGGCGACAAGCCGTACCGTATCCACACACGCGGGCCAAGTTTCCCGCACATCGCGGCGCTCAACAAGATGGTGCAAGGCCACAAGATTTCGGACCTCGTGACCATCCTGGCGACGCTCGACCCCGTGATTCCAGAGATTGACAGGTAGCCCATGTTTGTTCCCAGCATTACAAACCCCGTCGGAGACTTTGTTCGCGACATTGTACCCAAGCTTGCGGCCTATTTGCCCGCAAGCCTACAATCGGACACGCTCAACAGCATCACGGCATTCCTCGTAAACGCCCTCATTTGCATTGTCGCGGTGTGCATTGTGAACATTGGTTCGGCCCCCATCCTCATTTACATGGAACGCAAAGTGTGCGCCCACGTGCAATGTCGCCTTGGTCCCATGCGTCTCGGCTGGCACGGCACCATCCAGACCATCGCCGACGTTTTGAAGATGCTCTTTAAAGAAGTCTACGCCCCAAGCGGCGCCGACAAGATCATGTTCTACCTGGCGCCCCTCATTGTGCTCATCGCTCCCTTCCTCGTTTGCGCGCTCATCCCGTTTGGCCGCAACCTGGTCGTCGCTGACGTTCCCATGGGAATCCCGCTGATCATTGCCGTGAACGGCTTTGGCGTGCTAGCCATTTTGCTGGGCGGCTGGAGCAGCAACAACAAGTACTCGCTCCTGGGAGCCCTCCGCAGCGGCGCCCAAATGATCAGTTACGAAATCTCGTTTGCCATGATCCTCCTCTTTGTGGTGATGATTTCGGGATCCACGAACCTCATGACCATCACACTTGGGCAGGAAGGCACCCTGTTTGACTGGTGGATTTTCAAGATTCCCGTGCTCGGGGTCATCGCCTTCATTCTGTTTTTTATTTCAAGCACCGCCGAAATGAACCGCGCCCCCTTCGACATCGCCGAAGCCGAGCAGGAACTTACTGGCGGTTACCACACCGAATACAACGGCACACCGTTCGCCATGTTCTATTTGGCAGAATACATAGCCCTCATTACGAACTCGGCACTCGCGGTGACCTGCTTTTTGGGAGGCTTTTTGCCGCCGTGCATCGGAATCGCCTTTGTGGACCAATACCTGAACATGGTTCCGGGAGTCGTGTGGTTCTTTGCAAAAGTCTACTTTATGATTTGGTGCTACATGATGGTCCGCTGGACGTTTGTGCGTCCTCGCGTGGACCAGCTCATGGACTTCGAATGGAAATTCCTGTTGCCTGTCAACCTTGTTTTGCTGGTGGCCGGAGCCGCCTACATCGCTTTGGTAGGGTAATTTATGGCAGAACCGATTACTACATCTCAATACCTTAAGCGTTACCTCAAACGTTGCATCACTGGTCCCTGGAGCCTTTTGTGCGGGCTCTCGGTCACTCTCAAATACTTCTTTAACCCCAAGCGCATTGTTACAGAACAATACCCCGAAAACAAAAAGACGCTCAAAATGCACGAGCGCTTCCGCGGTCGACTCGAAATGATCGAGGACGAGGACGGGCAAAACCGCTGCACTGCCTGCGGCATGTGCGAACGCGCCTGTCCCAACGCGAGCATCAATGTGCTCCCCACAAAGAATATCGCCGGCAAAAAAGTTTTGGGACGTTACCTGTACCACTTTGCCAGTTGTATGCAATGCGGTCTTTGCGTTGAGGCATGTCCCTTTGGCGCCATCCGCATGAACCAGGATTTCGAGGTCGCGACAACGGACCCGACAACCCTCGAGATGATTTTGAACCACAAGGAGGGACAGGGATAATGCCAGACTTTCCGCTAAACTTCCCCCTCGGGGGCATGGACATCGCATTTTATGCTGTCTCCATTGCCATGATTATCATGGCTGTCATGACAGTCGCCGTCAAGAACATTTTGCAAAGCGCCATCTTCCTCATTTTCTCGTTTGTGGGAACCGCGATCCTCTACCTGCTTTTGCACGCTGAATTTGTCGCCCTGGCACAAATCATGGTGTACATCGGCGGCGTCGTGATTTTCGTGGTATTCACCATCCTCCTCACGAGCCACCTAGGCGAAGACGCCTTCTCTACCAAGATTCCTCGATTCTTTGCGGCATTTACCATTTCGATTTCATTTGTATTCGTGATGATCAAGTGCATTTTACCAATCCCCGACCTCGCCAGTGGCACGTCAAACGCCCCCGAGGGCTTTGCAGGGCTGGAACCGTTTGCCATGCGGTTGCTGGGCTACGGTCCAGACGGTTTTATCATCCCCTTTGAAATTGTGAGCATCTTGCTCTTGATGACGCTCATTTGCGCCATCACCATCGCCCGCAAGACCAAAGAGGAATCGGAAGCCGAAATCAAACCCGCTTCCCAAAACAAGGAGGCCGGCAAATGACCTTGATGAATTGCCTAATTCTCGCCTTTTTGTTGTTCGGCATTGGCGTGTGGGGTTTGATGCGCAGGCGCCACCTCATTGGCATGCTCATTTCGATTGAGCTCATGCTCAACGCCGCGAACATCAACTTTATCAGTTTTGCCTACTTTACCGCGCACGACGCCACCGCGGGTGCGCTCTTCAGCATTTTTGTCATCGCCGTAACGGCGTGCGAAATGGCAATCGCCCTTGCGATTATCGTGAGCATGTACCGCCGTCACAAGAGCCTTGACGCAGACCAGTTGAGGGACCTCCATGATTAACGACGTCACTCTAGGCTACCTGATCTTTTTACTGCCGCTGTTCTCGTTCGTGGTGAACGGGCTCTTCCTTTGCCACAACCGCAAGTTCGACAAGGCGGCAGCCGCCATCGCGGTCGCCTGCAATGGCCTTGCCGCCGCAAGCGCCATCACCATCGCGGTCCACTACTTTAGTTCGAACTTCGCTCCGCAAAAGGCGACGCTCTTCGAGTACGTCTTTATCCCGTTCGTAGGCGACCTGGTCGCCAAAATCGGCATGCTCGTGGATCCCCTCTCGGTCATGATGCTCGTGGTCGTCACCTTCATCAGTTTCATGGTGAACATCTACAGCATTGGCTACATGCGCGAAGACCGTTCCGCGGGGAGGTTCTTTAGCCTGCTCTCGCTGTTCAGCTTCAGCATGCTCGGTCTCGTCGTCGCCACCAACCTGTTCCAGATGTTCATCTTTTGGGAGCTCGTGGGCGTCTCGAGCTACCTGCTCATCGGTTTCTGGTACCACAAGCCCTCCGCCGTGAGCGCCTCCAAGCAGGCATTTATCCTCACCCGCTTTGCCGACAGTTTCTTTTTGCTCGGCATCGTGATGGTGAGCTACGTGGTCGGCAGTTTTGACTTTGGCGTTTTGAACTCGCTCGGCCTTTCGGCATTCAAGACCGCAACCATCAACCTGGGAATCTGCGAAGTCAAGCAGTCCACCGCCCTCGTGATAGGTTCCGTGCTCATCTTTACCGGCGGCTGGGGCAAGTCCGCCATGTTCCCCATGCATATTTGGCTTCCCAACGCCATGGAAGGCCCGACGCCCGTGAGTTCCATAATCCACAGCGCCACGATGGTCGTCGCCGGCGTCTACTTGGTCGCGCGCCTGTTCCCGTTCTTCGCCATTTGCGAAAACACACTCACGCTCATCTTGTGGGTAGGTGCCTTCACCATGGTCTTTGCCGCGGTTATCGCCTGCACACAAAAAGACATCAAGCGGATTCTCGCCTACTCCACGCTCTCGCAACTGGGCTACATGATGTTCGCCCTGGGCGCCTGTAAAATCAACCAGGTTGTCGCCGTAACCGGGTGGACGGCAAGCACCTTCCACATCTTTACGCACGCCTTCTTCAAGTGCAGCCTGTTCCTCATTGCGGGAAGCCTCATCCACCAGGTCCATACAAACGACCTCGACGCCATGGGCGGCCTCCGCAAAAAGATGCCCGTCACCTATATTTGCACGCTCATTTCAATCCTTGCCATCTCGGGCATCCCGCCGTTCTCCGGATTCTTCTCGAAGGACGAAATCATTTTGGCGGCGTTCCAGGGTCATCACCAAGTCGTGCTCGGTCTCGCCCTCCTCACAAGCGGCCTTACCACGTTCTACATGTTCCGTCTGTTCTTCCTCGCCTTCCACGGCGAGCCACGCCACGAGGGCGTCAAGGCGGGCCACGTACACGAGGATTTTGCGATGACCCTCCCGATTGTGATCCTCGCGATACCTTCTTTGCTCAGCGGCATTCTGTGCAAGGGGCTCTTCGAAAAGTTCTTTACCCCGGGCAGGCTTCATGTGCCGCAACTGTTGCGCCTTGCCGAGGGCGGCTGGATTCCCTTTGCGGCTGTCGGCATCGCCATCGTGGCTCTGCTTGTCGCCTGGTTCCTTTACGCAAGCCCCAAGGCAAAAGTGGAACGTGCGCTCGACGAATCCAATCGCAGCTCTATCTACAAAGTCGTCTACCACAAGTTCTACTTTGACGAGATGTACTACGCGGTCGTGCGCCAGTTCATTTTTGGCGGAGTCGCCCGTGCGGCTCGCGCGTTTAACGATTACGTAATCGAAGGGCTCCTCGCTTTTAGCGTTTGGTTCATCCACAAGCTGGGCGACCTAGTGCGCCTTGCGCAAGCGGGCTACCTTCCATTCTACCTGGGCACCCTCATCGTGGGCGTCCTCATTTGGCGATTCTTTGGTCAACTTCCCCTGTAGGCGATTATGGAAACGATACTCTTCAATTCGATCTGGGTAATTCCACTGCTGACCGTCCTTGTGTGCGCCCCCATCCCGGCGGTACATGACAAAATGCTCAAGGCGCTCCACGCCACCTCGGCGACGCTCGTCCTTGCCATTGTCTGTTTCCTCACCTACCGCGTTTACACGCTCATGGGCACTCCCGCCAACGAGGCCGCCGCCCCGCTTTTGCTCCGCTTTTTTACCGACATCCCGTGGCTCAACGCGTTCAACGCCCACTACATTGTGGGCGCCGACGGCCTCAACATGTTGCTACTCGCGCTCACGGCCTTCATCGTTTGGGCGGGAGTCCTGGTCAGCTGGAACATCAAGGGTAACCAAAAGGTGTTCTTTGCGCTCATCCAAATTTTGGCCACGAGCGTCTACGGCGTTTACATGAGCTTTGACCTGGTACTCTTCTTTGTGTTCTACGAGATGGAAGCGCTGTGCATGTACCTGATGATCGCCTGCTACGGCTCGGGTCGCCGCGATTACGGCGGTAAAAAGCTCACCTTGACGCTCGCCTTTGGCTCCTCGATGATCTTAGCGACGCTCTTTGGCCTCTACTTTGAAGGTGGGGCGCACAGCTGGAGCCTCATGGAACTCTCGAAAGTCCCGCTCCCCATGGATTTTCAAATGTGGGCGTTTCCGCTCATGTTCATGGGCTTCGCCGTTTCGAGCAGTCTTTTCCCCTTCCACTTTTGGAGCCCCGATGGTCACTCTGCCGCCCCCACCGCAGTCTCGATGCTTGCGGCAGGCGTCATGATGAAGATGGGCGCCTACGGCTGCCTGCGCGTGGCAATGTTCCTCATGCCCGAGGCCGCCAAAATATGGCTGCCCTATGTTGTAGCACTACTGATTTTCAACGTGGTGCTCGGTCCGTTCATCGCGATTCGCCACAAGGACCTCAAGTACATCACCGCCTACAGCTCCATCAGCCACCTCGGTCTCATATTCCTCGGGCTCGCGGCCCTCACTCCGGTGGGTCTCCGCGGTGCATCGCTGCAAATGATTTCGCATGGTTTCCTCACGGGGCTCTTCTTCGCGACCATCGGCATGATATACGAACGCACGCACACCCGTGACATCACCGAGATGGGCGGCATCATGCGCAAAATGCCCTTCTTGGGAGTCGGCTTTGTGCTCGCCGGTTTTGCGGGCCTCGGCCTCCCCGGCTTCTCGGGATTCATTGCCGAGAGCACCATCTTTATTGGCGCCTTCCAGCAGGATTCCACGCTCACCCGCGTGGTGACCGTGCTCGCCATCCTCTCCATTACGACCACCGCGGTCTACATTTTGCAGACTGCGAACCGCATGCTCCATGGCAACATGCCAGCCAAGTACGAGAGCCTCACCGACGGCTGCCTCCGCGAAAAACTCGTGATTGTGGTCCTTGTCGCATGCCTCTTGTTTATTGGTATTTGCCCGGGCTGGATTTCAGAAATCCTCGACCAGAGCATCGCCCCGATTTTCGCCAAGATTTCTGCGGCAGCCATGCCCGCCGTAGGAGGTTAAGATGATTTCGATGCCAAGCTTTATTATTCCCGACCTGCTGCTTTTAGCGTTCCCCTTTATTGTCATTGGGAGCAGACTCTTTTGCGACTTCAGGTCCAAGGTGCCCTGGCGCATCGCAAACATCGGACTCATCCTCATTTTTGCACTCCTCAACCTCATCCCCTTGGCAACGGGCGACGGCCAGTTCTTCATTAGCAACTGGCGCGTAGACGACTTTGGCGTGCTCATGCGCGAAGTGCTTGTGCTCTCGGCCATCTTGGGCGTGTGGCTTTCCAAGGACTACTTTGAGCACGGCGCCGACGGCAAGCCGCAAATGCACCAGATTGCCGAATTCATTGGGGCCATCGCGTTTGCGACGTTTGGCGGCATCACTGTCGTTAGCGCCTGCGATACACTCACGTTCTTCCTCGGCCTTGAAATCGCGACCATCCCCATGTACGCCCTCACCGCCTGGAACAAAAAGGACCAGATGGGTTCCGAAGCGGCGACCAAGTACATTTTGATGGGCTCCGTAGCGACCGCTTTCGAGCTGTTCGGTTTCAGCTACCTGTTCGGTTTTGCCGGCGGGCTCCGCTTTAGCGAAATCCAGGCCGCCGTGGCCGCAGGCCCGACACCGCTCTTGTGGGTCGCCGTGCTGTTCCTGTTCTGCGGCATCGGCTTCAAGCTCACGCTGTTCCCGTTCTATACCTGGGCACCCGACGTTTACGAAGGCGCCCCGACGCCCGTGACCGCGGTCCTCTCTGTCACCTCCAAGGCGACCGCCGTCGCGTTCCTCGCCGTTCTCGTCTATGGTCCTCTCGCTCCCATCCAAGAGCAAATCGCCCCGCTCATCGCCCTCCTCGCGGGCGTCACGCTGTTCGTAGGCAACCTGGGAGCCCTCAAGCAGAGCAGGCTCCGCCGCTTTATGGCTTACAGTTCCATTGCGCAGGCAGGCTATATCATGGTGGCGCTCCTCGGCCCTGCCGAAATTGGCAAGACCGCCATCGTGTATTACCTCTTTGTGTACGCGGTATCGAACTACCTCGCCTTCTTTGTGTTCGGCATCATCGGCCACCACCGCGAAGAAACGTTCGCCTCGCTCCGCGGGCTCTCCAAGCAGAACCCGTACCTTGCGATTGCCTTGGCGATTTCGATGTTCAGCCTCGCAGGCATCCCGCCGCTCGCCGGATTCTTTGGCAAGTTCCACCTGTTCTTTAGCGGTGCGACCACAGGGCACTACACGCTCGTCACCTTCGCCGTCTTGAACAACGTACTCGCCCTGTTCTACTACATCCAGCTTATCAAAAGCGCCTGGGTCGACGAACCCGATGGCCGCCTCTCCCCGCTACGCCTCACCAAGCGCCAGCGCGCGGTCGTGTTCCTTCTCTCCGTCAG encodes:
- a CDS encoding NuoM family protein — encoded protein: METILFNSIWVIPLLTVLVCAPIPAVHDKMLKALHATSATLVLAIVCFLTYRVYTLMGTPANEAAAPLLLRFFTDIPWLNAFNAHYIVGADGLNMLLLALTAFIVWAGVLVSWNIKGNQKVFFALIQILATSVYGVYMSFDLVLFFVFYEMEALCMYLMIACYGSGRRDYGGKKLTLTLAFGSSMILATLFGLYFEGGAHSWSLMELSKVPLPMDFQMWAFPLMFMGFAVSSSLFPFHFWSPDGHSAAPTAVSMLAAGVMMKMGAYGCLRVAMFLMPEAAKIWLPYVVALLIFNVVLGPFIAIRHKDLKYITAYSSISHLGLIFLGLAALTPVGLRGASLQMISHGFLTGLFFATIGMIYERTHTRDITEMGGIMRKMPFLGVGFVLAGFAGLGLPGFSGFIAESTIFIGAFQQDSTLTRVVTVLAILSITTTAVYILQTANRMLHGNMPAKYESLTDGCLREKLVIVVLVACLLFIGICPGWISEILDQSIAPIFAKISAAAMPAVGG
- a CDS encoding NADH-quinone oxidoreductase subunit N, whose translation is MISMPSFIIPDLLLLAFPFIVIGSRLFCDFRSKVPWRIANIGLILIFALLNLIPLATGDGQFFISNWRVDDFGVLMREVLVLSAILGVWLSKDYFEHGADGKPQMHQIAEFIGAIAFATFGGITVVSACDTLTFFLGLEIATIPMYALTAWNKKDQMGSEAATKYILMGSVATAFELFGFSYLFGFAGGLRFSEIQAAVAAGPTPLLWVAVLFLFCGIGFKLTLFPFYTWAPDVYEGAPTPVTAVLSVTSKATAVAFLAVLVYGPLAPIQEQIAPLIALLAGVTLFVGNLGALKQSRLRRFMAYSSIAQAGYIMVALLGPAEIGKTAIVYYLFVYAVSNYLAFFVFGIIGHHREETFASLRGLSKQNPYLAIALAISMFSLAGIPPLAGFFGKFHLFFSGATTGHYTLVTFAVLNNVLALFYYIQLIKSAWVDEPDGRLSPLRLTKRQRAVVFLLSVSVVCIGFLPFLSDNVFAGFSL
- the nuoK gene encoding NADH-quinone oxidoreductase subunit NuoK — encoded protein: MTLMNCLILAFLLFGIGVWGLMRRRHLIGMLISIELMLNAANINFISFAYFTAHDATAGALFSIFVIAVTACEMAIALAIIVSMYRRHKSLDADQLRDLHD
- a CDS encoding NADH-quinone oxidoreductase subunit J → MDIAFYAVSIAMIIMAVMTVAVKNILQSAIFLIFSFVGTAILYLLLHAEFVALAQIMVYIGGVVIFVVFTILLTSHLGEDAFSTKIPRFFAAFTISISFVFVMIKCILPIPDLASGTSNAPEGFAGLEPFAMRLLGYGPDGFIIPFEIVSILLLMTLICAITIARKTKEESEAEIKPASQNKEAGK
- a CDS encoding NADH-quinone oxidoreductase subunit I, translating into MAEPITTSQYLKRYLKRCITGPWSLLCGLSVTLKYFFNPKRIVTEQYPENKKTLKMHERFRGRLEMIEDEDGQNRCTACGMCERACPNASINVLPTKNIAGKKVLGRYLYHFASCMQCGLCVEACPFGAIRMNQDFEVATTDPTTLEMILNHKEGQG
- the nuoL gene encoding NADH-quinone oxidoreductase subunit L; translation: MINDVTLGYLIFLLPLFSFVVNGLFLCHNRKFDKAAAAIAVACNGLAAASAITIAVHYFSSNFAPQKATLFEYVFIPFVGDLVAKIGMLVDPLSVMMLVVVTFISFMVNIYSIGYMREDRSAGRFFSLLSLFSFSMLGLVVATNLFQMFIFWELVGVSSYLLIGFWYHKPSAVSASKQAFILTRFADSFFLLGIVMVSYVVGSFDFGVLNSLGLSAFKTATINLGICEVKQSTALVIGSVLIFTGGWGKSAMFPMHIWLPNAMEGPTPVSSIIHSATMVVAGVYLVARLFPFFAICENTLTLILWVGAFTMVFAAVIACTQKDIKRILAYSTLSQLGYMMFALGACKINQVVAVTGWTASTFHIFTHAFFKCSLFLIAGSLIHQVHTNDLDAMGGLRKKMPVTYICTLISILAISGIPPFSGFFSKDEIILAAFQGHHQVVLGLALLTSGLTTFYMFRLFFLAFHGEPRHEGVKAGHVHEDFAMTLPIVILAIPSLLSGILCKGLFEKFFTPGRLHVPQLLRLAEGGWIPFAAVGIAIVALLVAWFLYASPKAKVERALDESNRSSIYKVVYHKFYFDEMYYAVVRQFIFGGVARAARAFNDYVIEGLLAFSVWFIHKLGDLVRLAQAGYLPFYLGTLIVGVLIWRFFGQLPL